Proteins encoded within one genomic window of Marasmius oreades isolate 03SP1 chromosome 6, whole genome shotgun sequence:
- a CDS encoding uncharacterized protein (MEROPS:MER0004042), producing MAWKHRRRSHKNGEKAAFTQKKKDLGLLVTDELESALNSCKERVERIARDCRAKNRKFRDQEFDTEVDRERCLHGIGSEEKFNPSDVQRVTDIFPNPQFFIDGANSNDLVQGAIGNCWFVSALATMSTAEGLIERFCVARDEQVGVYGFIFFRDSSWETVIIDDLLFTSIPKFEELSTAERQLYHNDKDLYNASARKNGKSLYFARSGTQGETWVPLLEKAYAKLHGNYGTLCGGQVAEAIEDLTGGVSTYIPSKDILDIDKFWKEELLKANADRLFGCSYRSLDSTRSGQAEIKINGLIGSHAYSVLRAVEVRGKRFVIVRNPWGRGEWTGPWSDGSREWTPEWLAALSEIGHTFGDDGQFIMEYKDFLECWDSIDRTLLFDPSWVMSCQWVQVKTRPLFTAWSYGDVSFTFSLPESSLAIIVLSQLDERFFERINGRCAWRFDFVLFKEGEEEAVGESSHARFTSRSVNLEIDLAAGNYVVHVRLDRLIIRDSDYLQELMSECSPRNMTRVLTEKAKSCSAAVNFNWKEEGMHLPIPLSFLAGRSISAIKQGFEEAAIQGTEEEEGEEVVDGGNAGSEGDGDEDEAENEGEEEIEGRGAVNPVTEEDKMADPSELNTVFLGLKVYTKKNAPVSIAAQLMAA from the exons ATGGCCTGGAAGCATAGAAGGAGATCTCACAAGAACGGTGAAAAGGCAGCTTTCacccagaagaagaaggatcttGGTCTTCTTGTCACCGACGAGCTTGAGAGTGCCCTCAACTCGTGCAAAGAAAGAGTCGAACGAATCGCCAGAGATTGCAGAGCCAAAAACAGAAAGTTCAG AGATCAAGAATTTGATACCGAGGTCGATCGCGAAAGATGCTTGCATGGTATTGGCAGCGAAGAGAAATTTAATCCTTCCGACGTGCAGAGAGTCACTGATATCTTTCCTAATCCACAATTTTTCATCGATGGTGCCAATTCCAACGATCTGGTCCAAGGAGCTATAGGCAATTGTTGGTTTGTCTCTGCCCTGGCGACGATGTCTACCGCCGAGGGTCTCATCGAACGATTTTGTGTTGCA AGAGACGAGCAAGTCGGTGTATATggtttcatcttcttcagagacagCTCTTGGGAGACCGTGATTATTGACGA TTTGTTGTTCACTTCAATCCCGAAATTTGAGGAGCTGTCAACAGCAGAAAGGCAGCTCTACCACAACGACAAAGATCTGTACAATGCATCTGCGCGAAAGAACGGAAAGAGTTTGTACTTCGCAAGGTCTGGTACTCAGGGAGAGACATGGGTTCCTCTACTAGAAAAAGCGTACGCGAAGCTACACGGAAACTACGGCACCCTGTGCGGCGGACAGGTCGCTGAGGCAATCGAAGACCTCACTGG TGGTGTTTCAACTTACATCCCTAGTAAA GACATCCTCGACATTGACAAATTCTGGAAGGAAGAATTACTGAAAGCCAATGCCGACCGCTTGTTTGGTTGCTCCTACCGGTCACTAGACAGCACTCGAAGCGGTCAAGCAGAAATCAAGATCAACGGTCTAATCGGTAGCCACGCTTACTCGGTCTTGCGCGCCGTTGAGGTTAGAGGAAAGCGGTTCGTGATCGTTCGCAATCCCTGGGGGAGGGGCGAATGGACTGGTCCTTGGTCTGATGGTTCCAGAGAATGGACTCCTGAGTGGTTAGCGGCTCTGTCTGAGATCGGCCATACCTTTGGGGATGATGGACAATTTATAATGGAAT ACAAGGACTTCCTGGAATGTTGGGATAGCATCGACCGTACCCTTCTGTTCGACCCGTCATGGGTCATGTCCTGTCAGTGGGTGCAGGTCAAGACCAGGCCGTTATTTACGGCTTGGTCCTATGGCGATGTGTCCT TTACGTTCTCCCTCCCAGAGTCCTCCTTGGCTATCATCGTTCTGTCTCAACTTGACGAACGTTTCTTTGAAAGGATCAATGGTCGATGTGCTTGGAGGTTTGACTTCGTCTTATTCAAGGAGGGAGAGGAGGAAGCGGTCGGCGAATCTTCCCATGCGAGATTCACCTCACGGAGTGTTAACCTCGAAATCGATCTAGCGGCAGGGAATTATGTTGTTCAT GTGCGCTTGGATCGCCTGATTATTCGTGACTCG GATTATCTGCAAGAATTGATGAGCGAGTGTAGTCCTCGAAATATGACTCGGGTCTTGACTGAGAAGGCAAAGTCCTGCTCAGCGGCAGTTA ACTTTAACTGGAA GGAAGAGGGAATGCACCTACCAATCCCTCTCAGTTTTCTTGCTGGTCGTAGCATTTCTGCTATCAAACAGGGATTCGAAGAAGCCGCGATTCAGGGaactgaggaggaagaaggcgaagaagtGGTTGACGGAGGTAATGCAGGGAGCGAGGGTGACGGAGATGAGGACGAAGCCGAGAATGAgggggaggaagaaattgaaggcAGGGGCGCTGTAAATCCGGTGACTGAGGAAGATAAGATGGCTGACCCTTCGGAACTCAACACCGTGTTCTTGGGCTTGAAGGTTTACACCAAGAAGAACGCTCCAGTATCCATTGCAGCCCAACTCATGGCCGCCTAG
- a CDS encoding uncharacterized protein (BUSCO:EOG09261B18): MEFLSQTYVALRGPTGAPQTAAEIVGKLIDRLSPATLLADRRAAVLALKGLSRDHKQDVGERALPGLLQVLYNDAEVDPDIGKATLETLTMLCDVEEERDLGFKNTDAILENEQALHALMALLADNNFYTRFATLQFLSILLQNRRQRVQSYFLTAPSGSRSIIAVLEDKREIIRNEAIAVVKSLITQSADIQKVLAFEGAFEKLFNMVTQEGGVDGGAVTEEALICLDSFLRFNSSNQTYFRETGLPSSLLSLLLFPPNMSMQELGPQEFALQFWDDQKLANASAVVGIIGLLVGSKGAQEQPAYIRCLIEMALASNAPTVLKTKALTSLPSNLNFPMSDFILTPYMPVPETNGEEWDRLEAATALDALVELALHGEYNGMDAHKRLSGGLMMRAAAVSVFENFVRKEERKQAFIQRLVPHVGSELLPNPLIQSLVMIPNSDTPLDPVMVASTHFASLLFSHLLRNSPRCKSLARSIKPQPATGSDTGNFFVPADTTAPQAPIPAETLAEDDEPPQTLCQIMTENLSLSLLARSRANNSDREAREWDRLIVAYLCLLSQWLWEEPGAVRDFLDAGGLGILVEPVNYASEGDLVVPGLCLFLLGICYEFNREPGEITRNTTYPILNRLGVDTLIGRMSRLREDERFKAVSPEISVLPFNTTPVSHLQKPEEQEGEIWFDWAFVDFWKSTYYTVQRGLSTEPDQLASASSGQTTELTMLVSSLREVIRTQSGEIESLNAQLKQTLSSNDQLATLQKDIAKLTIELQESEEKRKETDREHEDLLVLVDELSGKHAQDKARMREAGLDVSEDEGEDGDDDE, encoded by the exons ATGGAATTTCTATCGCAAACCTATGTCGCTCTTCGTGGCCCAACTGGCGCCCCCCAGACAGCCGCAGAAATCGTTGGGAAGCTCATTGATAGGCTTTCTCCTGCGACGTTACTCGCAGATCGCCGCGCAGCAGTGCTCGCTTTGAAGGGACTTTCCAGAGATCACAAGCAAGATGTCGGCGAACGCGCTCTGCCAGGCCTTTTACAAGTTCTTTACAACGATGCCGAGGTCGATCCAGACATAGGTAAAGCTACATTAGAAACCCTGACTATGCTTTGTgatgtggaggaggagagggacTTGGGATTCAAAAACACGGATGCGATCTTGGAGAATGAGCAAGCTTTACATGCGCTTATGGCTCTTTTGGCTGATAATAACTTCTATACACGTTTTGCGACGTTGCAATTCCTATCTATTTTGCTGCAAAATCGACGACAGCGTGTCCAATCCTACTTCCTCACCGCTCCATCCGGTTCTAGGAGTATCATCGCGGTTTTGGAGGATAAACGGGAGATCATTAGGAACG AGGCTATCGCTGTTGTCAAGTCGTTGATCACACAAAGCGCTGACATTCAAAAGGTTCTCGCGTTCGAGGGCGCTTTCGAAAAGTTATTCAACATGGTCACTCAAGAAGGAGGTGTTGATGGTGGAGCGGTCACTGAGGAGGCACTCATATGTCTAGACAGCTTCCTCCGTTTTAATTCATCAAATCAA ACCTATTTCCGCGAAACGGGGCTACCATCATCACTCTTATCTCTGCTCCTCTTTCCTCCTAATATGTCGATGCAAGAACTTGGTCCTCAAGAGTTCGCACTACAGTTTTGGGATGATCAGAAGCTTGCCAACGCGTCTGCTGTGGTCGGAATCATAGGCTTGCTCGTTGGTTCTAAAGGC GCACAAGAACAACCAGCATACATTCGTTGTCTCATCGAAATGGCTTTGGCCTCAAATGCACCAACAGTACTCAAAACCAAG GCTCTTACCTCATTACCTTCAAACCTCAACTTTCCAATGTCCGACTTCATTCTGACACCTTACATGCCGGTACCAGAAACCAACGGTGAAGAATGGGATAGATTAGAAGCTGCAACTGCCTTAGATGCCCTCGTTGAGCTCGCATTACATGGTGAATACAACGGCATGGACGCTCATAAGAGGTTGTCTGGTGGCCTGATGATGAGAGCTGCTGCAGTTAGTGTCTTTGAG AACTTTGTCCGCaaggaggaaagaaaacaaGCGTTTATCCAAAGACTGGTACCTCACGTTGGCTCCG AATTACTACCGAATCCGCTGATTCAGTCTCTGGTGATGATCCCGAATTCTGACACACCGTTGGATCCTGTTATGGTCGCCTCAACTCATTTCGCCTCTTTACTTTTCTCCCACCTTCTCCGCAACTCTCCTCGTTGCAAGTCCCTTGCGCGTTCGATCAAACCTCAACCCGCCACAGGCTCAGACACTGGTAACTTCTTTGTACCGGCCGATACAACAGCCCCTCAGGCTCCCATTCCAGCCGAAACCTTGGCAGAAGATGATGAGCCCCCGCAGACACTGTGTCAAATTATGACGGAGAATCTGTCCTTGTCGTTATTGGCACGATCAAGAGCGAATAATTCGGACCGAGAAGCGAGAGAATGGGATAGGCTGATCGTGGCATACCTTTGTCTGCTATCACAATGGCTCTGGGAAGAGCCAGGGGCTGTGAGGGATTTCTTGGATGCTGGTGGTTTGGGAATC CTCGTCGAACCTGTCAACTATGCCTCAGAAGGCGATTTGGTTGTACCCGGTCTTTGTCTTTTCTTGCTTGGTATATGTTACGAATTCAACCGTGAACCGGGCGAAATTACCAGGA ACACCACATATCCTATCCTCAATCGCCTTGGTGTGGACACACTGATCGGGCGAATGTCTCGCTTGCGGGAGGATGAACGATTTAAAGCTGTCAGCCCTGAGATTTCGGTCTTACCATTCAACACCACCCccgtctctcatcttcaaaAGCCCGAAGAACAGGAAGGAGAAATATGGTTTGACTGGGCGTTTGTCGATTTTTGGAAGTCGACTTATT ACACGGTTCAGAGAGGTCTGTCAACTGAACCTGACCAATTGGCTTCTGCGTCAAGCG GTCAAACGACGGAATTGACGATGTTGGTTTCGTCACTCCGAGAAGTAATCCGTACCCAGTCGGGAGAGATCGAGTCTTTGAACGCGCAACTGAAACAGACACTCTCCTCGAATGATCAG CTCGCAACACTTCAAAAAGATATCGCCAAGTTGACTATAGAGCTTCAAGAAtctgaagaaaagcgtaAAGAGACAGATAGAGAGCACGAAGACTTACTTGTATTGGTCGACGAGCTCTCGGGCAAGCACGCTCAGGATAAAGCTAGAATGAGGGAAGCCGGATTAGACGTTTCCGAAGACGAAGGCGAGGACGGGGACGACGACGAGTAA